A window from Citrobacter amalonaticus encodes these proteins:
- a CDS encoding EAL domain-containing protein, with translation MDYILSPCPCAAEGLARMMTPDRQRLVLLNSPSLDISTLPALASARRIVVFLPDDPLWLLTTLQQAALLLEQAAVPLPMLILSRCPDRWLWHTLEHLVTRRRLLTEIRAVASDLPTRCIAALLRGHGLQDVPPLGQCADNQTLIYGKPTIGLSKPELNAIVDLLHGYNIPERAQQRGISQKTLYNQRTSGLKKMAEHFPQLATHFPGNPETRLNRSGSDALSAFEREFVHAIRCRQLFPVFQPIVDSHHRLQGMEILSRWRREGTVLQPGAFLPQIRAEYAWQVLTAFVLQEAIQKINQHPGEFYFSLNVPAALASHECLPRMLEAAKQQLVSPQQTDRLVLEFAETIEFSQRGKTAANIDKLKRLGFRIMLDDCFSQGSVMFPVRQIQFNEYKLDMCIINEMQRDPHALALIKSLNYYCMLTGSRCVAEGVDSEEKFTILKALGIDRFQGYLISPPVGGNMLERFVDRYISF, from the coding sequence ATGGACTACATTTTGTCCCCCTGCCCCTGTGCCGCCGAAGGTCTCGCGAGGATGATGACGCCAGACCGCCAGCGTCTGGTGCTGCTTAATTCGCCGTCGCTGGATATCTCAACGCTTCCTGCACTGGCGTCAGCACGCCGGATCGTGGTGTTTCTTCCTGACGATCCCCTTTGGCTGCTCACCACGTTGCAGCAGGCGGCGCTTCTGCTGGAACAGGCCGCTGTCCCCCTGCCGATGCTTATCCTCAGCCGCTGTCCTGACCGTTGGTTGTGGCACACGCTGGAGCATCTTGTGACGCGTCGCCGTCTGCTGACGGAAATCCGGGCCGTCGCCTCGGATTTACCGACACGTTGCATTGCCGCGCTATTGCGCGGGCACGGGTTGCAGGATGTCCCTCCTTTGGGCCAATGCGCAGATAACCAGACGTTGATTTATGGCAAGCCGACAATCGGCCTCAGCAAACCGGAGCTCAACGCCATTGTGGATTTGCTGCACGGATACAACATCCCTGAACGGGCGCAACAGCGAGGCATAAGCCAAAAAACCCTTTATAATCAGAGAACTTCAGGACTTAAAAAAATGGCGGAACATTTCCCGCAACTGGCGACACACTTTCCCGGCAACCCAGAAACGCGGCTGAACAGAAGCGGTAGCGATGCGTTATCCGCCTTCGAACGTGAATTCGTCCATGCCATCCGTTGCCGGCAACTCTTTCCGGTGTTTCAACCGATTGTGGATAGCCACCACCGTTTACAAGGGATGGAAATACTCTCACGCTGGCGGCGCGAGGGTACGGTCCTGCAACCCGGCGCATTTTTGCCACAAATACGTGCTGAATACGCCTGGCAGGTGCTGACCGCATTTGTTTTGCAGGAAGCGATACAGAAAATCAACCAGCATCCCGGGGAGTTTTATTTCTCACTTAATGTCCCTGCCGCCCTCGCCAGCCATGAATGCCTTCCACGAATGCTGGAAGCGGCGAAACAGCAACTGGTGTCGCCACAGCAAACGGACAGACTGGTGCTGGAATTTGCTGAGACCATCGAGTTCAGTCAAAGGGGAAAAACCGCCGCGAACATCGACAAATTAAAACGGCTCGGCTTTCGGATTATGCTCGATGACTGTTTCTCACAAGGTAGCGTGATGTTTCCGGTCAGGCAGATCCAGTTTAACGAATATAAGCTGGATATGTGTATTATCAATGAGATGCAACGCGATCCACACGCGCTGGCGCTGATAAAAAGCCTGAACTATTACTGTATGCTGACCGGTAGTCGCTGCGTTGCCGAAGGGGTCGACAGTGAAGAGAAATTTACGATATTGAAAGCATTAGGTATCGATCGCTTTCAGGGATATCTCATCTCCCCGCCGGTAGGCGGGAATATGCTTGAACGGTTTGTGGACCGCTACATATCATTCTGA
- a CDS encoding fimbrial protein, with protein sequence MKRVVTLLTTLLLMGWSINAWSFACKTASGATIPIGGGSANVYVDLSPAVNVGQNLVVDLSTQIFCHNDYPETITDYVTLQQGSAYGGVLSSFSGSVRYNGSSYPFPTTSETARMIYDSRVDKPWPTVLYLTPISSAGGVAISAGTLIAKLILRQTNNKSSDDFQFVWSIYANNSVVIPTGGCDVSSRNVTVTLPDYPGSAPVPLTVYCAQSQNLTYYLSGTTADSANSIFTNTASSSPAKGIGVQLTRNGTIVPANSTVSLGTVGTSAVSLGLTANYARTSGQVTAGNVQSIIGVTFVYQ encoded by the coding sequence ATGAAAAGAGTCGTAACCCTGTTGACGACACTGTTGCTGATGGGCTGGTCAATCAATGCCTGGTCCTTTGCGTGCAAAACCGCCAGCGGCGCGACCATTCCCATTGGCGGTGGTAGCGCGAACGTCTACGTTGATCTCTCGCCTGCGGTTAACGTCGGGCAAAACCTGGTGGTCGACCTCTCAACGCAGATTTTTTGTCATAACGATTATCCCGAAACCATCACTGACTATGTCACCCTTCAGCAGGGGTCCGCTTACGGCGGCGTGTTATCGAGTTTTTCCGGCTCCGTAAGATACAACGGCTCCAGCTACCCGTTTCCGACCACCAGCGAAACCGCACGGATGATCTATGACTCGAGAGTCGATAAGCCGTGGCCGACCGTCCTGTATCTGACGCCAATCAGCTCTGCGGGCGGCGTCGCAATCAGTGCAGGAACGCTTATTGCTAAACTCATTCTCCGCCAGACCAACAACAAAAGCAGCGATGACTTTCAGTTCGTCTGGAGCATTTATGCGAACAATAGTGTGGTCATTCCGACTGGCGGCTGCGATGTCTCCTCCCGCAACGTCACGGTTACGCTGCCGGACTATCCGGGCTCCGCCCCCGTTCCGCTGACGGTCTACTGCGCGCAGAGCCAAAATCTGACGTATTACCTCTCCGGCACCACCGCAGATTCCGCCAATTCGATCTTTACCAATACCGCGTCGTCTTCGCCCGCGAAGGGCATCGGTGTTCAGCTCACGCGCAACGGTACCATCGTCCCCGCCAACAGCACCGTGTCATTAGGCACGGTCGGCACCTCTGCCGTGAGCCTCGGCTTAACGGCTAACTACGCGCGAACCAGCGGACAAGTGACGGCAGGCAATGTTCAGTCAATCATTGGGGTGACGTTTGTTTATCAGTGA
- a CDS encoding fimbrial protein, with protein MNKRLYLLGAIFSLVSASAFAADSTITISGYVRDNACAVAGESKDFTVDLLDNAAKQFSHIGATTPVVPFRIVLSPCGTSVTAVKVGFIGIADNDNTRLLKLDSGTSAAAGMGIEILNGQQTTLPLNAGSATLPWTTLTPGQTNTLNFYARLMATQLPVTPGHVNATATFTLEFQ; from the coding sequence ATGAACAAACGTCTTTATCTGCTGGGTGCCATCTTCTCGCTGGTCAGCGCCAGTGCGTTCGCCGCCGACAGCACAATCACGATCAGCGGATATGTCAGGGATAACGCCTGCGCCGTGGCGGGCGAATCGAAAGATTTTACCGTCGATTTGCTGGATAACGCCGCTAAACAGTTCAGCCATATCGGCGCCACCACGCCTGTCGTCCCGTTTCGTATTGTGCTTTCTCCCTGCGGCACGTCGGTCACGGCGGTAAAAGTCGGTTTTATCGGTATTGCCGACAACGATAACACCCGCTTATTGAAACTCGACAGCGGAACATCGGCGGCGGCAGGAATGGGAATCGAGATCCTCAACGGCCAGCAAACGACACTGCCGCTGAATGCCGGGTCCGCCACCCTTCCGTGGACGACCCTGACGCCCGGTCAGACCAATACGCTTAACTTTTATGCCCGCCTGATGGCAACGCAGCTCCCCGTCACGCCGGGACACGTCAATGCAACAGCGACATTCACTCTTGAATTTCAGTAA
- a CDS encoding fimbrial protein — protein sequence MKWFQPRWLLTVILAASAVVQAADVTITVNGKVVAKPCTVSTTTATVELGDLYTFSLVNAGSSSAWHSVALELSNCPVGTSRVTASFSGTADSTGYYKNQGTAGNIQLELQDDSGNRLNTGATKSVVVDDASQSARFPLQVRALSVNGGATQGTIQAVINVTYTYA from the coding sequence ATGAAATGGTTTCAACCCCGGTGGCTACTGACAGTCATCCTTGCCGCTTCTGCTGTTGTGCAGGCGGCTGACGTGACCATTACCGTGAACGGGAAAGTGGTCGCCAAGCCGTGCACGGTGTCGACCACCACTGCCACCGTCGAACTGGGCGATCTCTACACCTTCAGTCTGGTCAATGCCGGTTCCTCCTCCGCGTGGCACAGCGTGGCGCTTGAGCTAAGCAATTGTCCGGTGGGCACCTCGCGCGTCACCGCCAGCTTCAGCGGTACCGCCGACAGCACGGGCTACTACAAAAACCAGGGGACTGCCGGAAATATCCAGCTTGAACTCCAGGATGACAGCGGTAACAGACTGAACACCGGCGCGACAAAATCAGTGGTGGTGGATGACGCCTCGCAATCCGCCCGTTTTCCTTTGCAGGTCAGGGCGTTATCGGTCAACGGCGGCGCAACCCAGGGCACGATCCAGGCGGTGATTAACGTGACCTATACCTATGCATGA
- a CDS encoding LysR family transcriptional regulator, with amino-acid sequence MYLHKLIFQFKVLVDKKTFTSAAESLFISQPTLTQNMQRLESELGIPLLFREGKKISLTVYGESLYQHACLLDRNYQQALLSIDAIKHSHRQQLVIECGHAWSHGVLFHLMKDYVRLYPQIRMVIKNSNTALGQQHLLKGECDLALGAIPAAENRIAAINYLPIFTTRFVLYCASDHPLAYVPQITEAQLNHCEWVILKHESENEEFNDPLLCPISPEKVRFEVCSVSNAIALAKQTQCILALSIHLEAEARHRGLRRLNLAKNIPSFDTGIMYIDDVLKYDHKKKFIETIISSKSMFDQNDM; translated from the coding sequence ATGTATTTACACAAATTAATTTTTCAGTTCAAAGTGCTGGTGGATAAAAAGACCTTTACCTCGGCGGCGGAAAGTCTGTTTATCTCTCAACCGACCCTAACCCAAAATATGCAACGACTCGAGTCGGAGTTGGGGATCCCTTTGTTGTTCCGTGAGGGGAAAAAGATTTCCTTAACGGTTTATGGCGAAAGCCTGTATCAGCATGCCTGCCTGCTGGATCGCAATTACCAGCAGGCTTTACTCAGTATTGATGCGATAAAGCATAGCCACAGACAGCAACTGGTGATCGAGTGCGGGCACGCGTGGAGTCATGGCGTCTTATTTCATCTGATGAAGGACTATGTGAGGCTGTATCCGCAAATCCGGATGGTGATCAAAAACAGTAATACTGCACTGGGGCAACAGCATTTACTGAAAGGCGAATGCGATCTTGCGTTAGGGGCGATACCCGCTGCGGAAAACAGAATTGCGGCAATAAATTACCTTCCCATCTTCACGACCCGGTTTGTCCTGTATTGCGCGAGCGATCATCCGCTTGCGTATGTGCCGCAGATTACCGAAGCGCAGCTTAATCACTGTGAGTGGGTCATTCTTAAGCATGAATCGGAAAACGAAGAGTTTAACGATCCTTTGCTTTGTCCTATTTCGCCAGAAAAGGTCAGATTTGAAGTCTGTTCGGTATCGAATGCTATTGCGCTGGCGAAACAGACGCAATGCATTCTGGCGCTTTCCATACATCTGGAAGCCGAAGCGCGTCACCGTGGTCTGCGTCGCCTCAATCTGGCGAAGAACATTCCCTCTTTTGATACCGGCATCATGTACATAGACGATGTGCTGAAGTATGACCATAAGAAAAAATTTATTGAGACCATCATTTCGTCAAAAAGCATGTTTGATCAGAATGATATGTAG